From the Longimicrobium sp. genome, the window GGCGGTGATCCGAGGGCCCGCGGACGCCGACGCCGCCTACAACGAGGTGGCCGCCCACGGCGACGAGCTGATCCTGGAGGCGTTCGTCCGCTTCACCCTGGAAGTCTCCGTCGTCGTCGCGCGGTCGGCGACCGGCGAGACCGCGTGCTTCCCGGCGGCCGAGAACGTCCACCGGCGCGGCATCCTCCACACCAGCGTGGCCCCCGCGCGCATCCCGCCCGCGCAGGCCGAGGAGGCCCGCCGCATCGCCTCCGCGCTGGCCGAGGGGCTGGGCGTCGTGGGCCTCCTGGCGGTGGAGATGTTCGTGGGCGAAGACGGGGTGATCCGCATGAACGAGATCGCCCCGCGCCCCCACAACTCCGGGCACTACACGCTGGACGCCTGCCCCGTCTCGCAGTTCGAGCAGCAGCTCCGCGCCGTCTGCGGGCTCCCGCTGGGCTCCACCGGGCTGCTGCGCCCCGCCGCCATGGTGAACCTGATGGGCGAGGACGCCGGCACGGGCCTCGGCCGCGCGGGCGTGGCGGCGGCGCTCGGCGTCCCCACCGCGGCGC encodes:
- a CDS encoding ATP-grasp domain-containing protein, with amino-acid sequence AVIRGPADADAAYNEVAAHGDELILEAFVRFTLEVSVVVARSATGETACFPAAENVHRRGILHTSVAPARIPPAQAEEARRIASALAEGLGVVGLLAVEMFVGEDGVIRMNEIAPRPHNSGHYTLDACPVSQFEQQLRAVCGLPLGSTGLLRPAAMVNLMGEDAGTGLGRAGVAAALGVPTAALHLYGKAEARPGRKMGHLTALGETVDEALERALLAWRLATGKP